From the genome of Malus sylvestris chromosome 13, drMalSylv7.2, whole genome shotgun sequence:
GAAGATAAAAGACCTCTGTTTACCTGTTTTTAAGCAAACACAGAGAATCTCTTCTTAACTCGAGTAAGGATGCGatctttgaacaaaaaaaaaaatactaaaatgaAGATATACATCAGATAGACGTGTTGGGAAGAGAAATGTATACCTTCGAATGTAGTGATATCACCATCATCACGACAAGTAGAATCACAGTCCATGTGATGAAAAAGATGTTGAGAGCACACGATAATTTCATCCCGTATGATGAGTACATGAATGCGATTCCACCCATAGAAGCAATGTAAAACAGTGTAGACATGAATAACCCAAGGGAGCAGCTGTAGAGTATAAGAGAAGATCTATCAAGTGAATTTATGACCAacagaagaaataaaaagataaagcAATAGTCATAATTCCGTAAGTTATGCTTATATAATAGAATACTGTGTGATTCCGAATACAACTATCCTTTCCTTCCCCCGATAAACCAGAATATGTGGATACTTTGTGCTGCACGAAAAGATGTCATGGATATTGAAGTGTATGTAACAGAAAATTGTGCAGGGACGTGAGCTTGGACTAAAGGAGCTAGAAATACACTGTGACCAAGTTCATCCGAGAAGTACAGTACCAATAATGAATTTGTATATCACACGGAATGGAAGCATCATGGAGTCCTTGTTAATAAGAAGCCATACCTGTGCTTCTTTTGCTCATCAGGCATCCAGTACTTATTCCACCATGTAATAAACTGGATCACACTTATAAGTTGAAGAACGAGAAATATCCTGTCATGAAGAGTATAAACCATATGTTAGCCATAAAATTTTCTGCAATCCAAGCTGCACCTTCATCTTAACAAGGGGTTGAAACAATGTCTTTCTAAGATCTAACAGGAACTATTTCTATTGTAACACTGCATAAGATTTGTTCATCGGTTTTAGATTTTCGGTCTTCTACACATTTAGTTACACGGCACTACAGATTTCTAAAACCACTCGCCGATATGGATTTGAAAAGTTTTAAATATGGCTTAACAGCAAGCAGTTCAAGCATGTGTAGAATCAAAATCAGAAATGTTACCCTGCACCGACACGAGCAAATTCACCTGTAAGAAAATAGGAaaagtttgttaatttttagaaattattttttaagatgTATCAAGAATGGAGGATGAGATAGGTCATAGGTGTTTCATTTGAAGGAAAGTATAAGTATTTTTTGGTAACAGAACCCATATAAAGTATATTCTGTTTTTCGGCACAGATTATGTTATTAACTTTTCTTTCTTAAGCATAGTATCTACTTGCATAAATCTGGCGTGATTGCAAAAAATAACCATTGAAACAGATTCTTCTCCTATATTCTAAAACCAGATGGGTCAAGTAAGTCATGTTGTTTCTCAGCTGTTACATAAAATACCGAAGATCAAGAAAGgcgaaaaaaatatatatgccaTGAAGTGTTTCTGATTGAGCCTAAAATAAATGTACCGTATAATTGAATGAAGTGTGGAGGGATGAAGAGTGGAACCACCATTGACACAAACAATATGCAAAACTTGAATCCCCACAATCCAGAATGCCATACATTGCGAGCTTCACttagttttcttgttttagatGCAGTGAGGaacattagaaagaaaaatatctgAATTCGATGTTAAGGATGCTTGATCTTTAAGGGCAGAGAATTATAGATAGGAAAATTCGTAGCCGAAAACAATGATGAAATATACAGTAACAATTTATTGGTATAAGCTATTTCCTTATCCATTATATGATAACAGATATCAATCCTGCCATCAGAATCTTATGACTCAACAATCAACATATGTAATAAGGTTCTTCTGTAACAGAAAAGCACTCATAGGACAAGAAGAAAGATACAAAGCTTCCTAAACTCACGCGAAGAACTCCCAGCGTACGGAAACAATCGCTTCCGCGAATTCCACAAGATTTAAAATCTGCAATAGAAATTTAAGAAGTAAACACACAGAAAGCATCACCACATATACCTTTTCTATTCCCAATTATGTGTAAACCGCCTCCATTAATGTGTGGCAGGATTAGAAATTTCTGTTTTTAAATGTTGGTTATGTGAGAAAGAACATGTTTTTGGGATATTGTATCAGATAAAGATCGCAATGAATATAGCTTTTGATCTGCATAACGTTTTATAATGGTAGGGACCAAAATTAAGTCAGAAGTAAAACCAAATATTTTGAGAAGGGAGAACTGTTACATACAATGGAGCTGAGGCAGAACCCCTTGCCCATAGTCGCGAATAAACCAAGCACAAAGATTTGTAAATAAGAAGATTACGCCATATATATAACGGGCTCGCAGCGATTTTTTCTTTGCTGCTAAATAATCAATCCTCTTTTGCTCCAATGACTCAGATACTTCTTCCCAAGGAACAACCTCTGCCACAGCTTCAACTCCTTCAGCAGATACATTCATTCTGCAGTTAAGGGCACAAAAATGTCACTTCATATTCAATTGCTTTTCACATTGTTCTTGGACTAGAGATGCAGCTTACAGAGGGTAATGTAGCTGAAAATAAAACGATAAGAAACCGATCAATGTGCAACAATAGAACGAAAATGCGGGTTTTAGATAAATGCAGactggttttggtttgggaaaaGTTCATCCATCAAATTGTATTTACAGTAAATCAAAGATCAACAGATCAAACTAAAATCATCGGATATACATTGTATCACGTCTAATTTTTTCCGTTTCATGCACACGACAATCAGATGAAACTGAAGACGAAAAACTCAAACCACTCCCAATTAAACATTTATAACAGATGAGcgcaaaataattcaaaatatccAGCAAACTGAAAACAGAACTCCCACATTGATAATAATATCCGCAAACAATGACTGAAACATTGAACTGAAATCAAAATATGTGATACCTTTTCAGGTGATATCCTTATCACGAAATCGAATAATGTACCCAAGAATGGACTGAAAAGTGGAAGTGAGAAGGAAACTAAGCAACGGGGTTCCGATTAGCAAAGGATAATGTGAAAACATAAACAGTTAACTTGTGGAGAGCACAAAACTGTGAAAACATAAACAGCTAACTTGTAGAGAGCACAAAACTGTGAAAACATAAGCAGTTAACTTGTAGAGAGCACAAAACTGACCTTTACCATATATTTGGAGTGCAGTGTGAGGTTTTGAGTGTTAACTCATCAAGAATGGCGTGTCAAGCTCGCTCACAACTCCtatatagagaaaaaaaaagactaatAAGTACTATTCACATAAgtaatttgaatatttttctctttttattcgAGCGATATTCTAAAGTTAAATCTAAACTCGGAGTAGGAGGGTAACACACTGCTGTAGCAGATTGACTATTTTATATTCGAGCTCACTTATTTAGTTTGAACAAGAATGAAGATTAATAAGTATTATGCAAATGAAGTGTCAAGCTCACTTATCACTTCTAGGAAAGAAGACTAAGAATTAAGTAGGTTGCCAACTATGCACAGCAACTTTGTAACCTAGATTACGGGGAAAGGAAGTATACTGCTCTAGTCAATTTAGATTATGGGGAAAGGAAGTATATGCGACTGTCTAAGTTTGCATATAGAGATTCTATCATGTAAACGGTTGTATAAGCGCTTTCTATCTCCATCATTTGATAAGTAGACAAAGAATGTACAACCAGTTAGACCCAAGATTTTTTCGGAGTAGGGtttatcaaaattcaaaatgggTCACTAGAAGTAGACAGTTGTATCATATTAATTTGTTAATGCCATAAACCCTTTGTCAATGTCCTTTTATGTGATGTCAAGATGCCTTCTCCAAACATTATAGAAAAACACCCTTGAACGAATGAATCTGCAAAGAATTcaacatataatataattttggCATTTCAGGACacatttggtattttttttttttttttttaaattttgttgtgCCTTTTTGTCTGCTCACTTTTTGACAATTGATACGAAGCATGCATTCAAAATTAGTTAACAGCAGGGATGAACCCTATACAGCTACATCATTTGCAACATCATCTCCTACACCTTTCAAGCAACAATATTTAACTAGGAAAAAGAAAACCCAATTCGAAATATTGATAAACAATCCTCCCAACCCTCAAAAACTTCTCAATGATGAGAGATTCTCTAATCTCATGCAAAATAAGTAATTAAGAAATGTTTTGTATGTGTGTGAATGTGGTGAGTTGAGTATTGAGATGAAAGTATCATGAAaaatggaagaaagattgtGGAGCAAGATGGGTGGCCTTTGAATTTAGATGGAAAAAAAGATTGAAGGTGTTTGGAAAAGACAAAGGACGTCAGGACACAAGGTTGGTTGGGCCATTTGATTGCCCAACTTTCTACTCTTTATGTTAGTCCTGGTTTCTAGAGCGTGTGGGTACAAACCTACTACGCGCCTTTAGTAACCGTTGTCTGAAGCGGCCGAGCAACtttgcttctttctttttttctttctttttttttatccgTAAAAATACAAAGTAAATTATgtgctttgttttttttatttcattctaTTTTACTACTTGAAGTCTTGAAGTGATCTTTGTGTTACAGGACTTCAGTACACCGGCGCTAAGAATCTTTTCGAAAATCGAGTCAGTATTCAGTCATTGGAGTCAACATCAATCTTTTCGAATGCCCAATTAGTATATAATCATTGGAACCAATCTTTTCAAGTGCCCAATCAATATTTAATCATTGAATTCAACGCCAATCTTTTTGAAGGCCCAATCATTCAATACCTTAAGTTGGAGCTAGTGCACATTATTGAAACCCCAACTTAAGGAAGTATATTTGAGCCTTGTGACGCAAGTCAAGACATGTCGAAAGAATAACTTGCTCTGGTaccataaaaaaatttcatgccCATCATGGGCCAAACTACATCATTGGTTTCATTCTAACTTAACCACTTATTAATAGGtgttgggtttttatcacaaaaggtctAGAAGAATTTAAGGGTGAAATCTcccatatattaattgtatATCTTTTTGTCATATGCCTAATGTGGGATTCAATTCTCCAACAGGGATGGTATCACCCTCTAGagtgtatcacatgcaagtcaCTTTacttaatttgacaaaaagttgAATAGAATAACTTTGAATCTAATAGTAAGATGAATTTTTCAATTGTAAATGAATTAAAGGACTTATTTTTTTTCgaaaaaataaacttaattttTACTGAAACAGAAATTAAGGCTAATGATGAgttgattttatattatatattttaccccttcttaatatattttggtatttgtttttgtaggatcTTGATACTATGATTTATATTTCTAATGTAGGACATGTGACTTCCTCCTaagcaaaaagtgatcaaacgaaCTAATTTTCGAGTGATTCCAATTGACGAGCGTTTgaaagtttttcaattttttcatatGACGGGCCATTGATTTATGGTGAATAAATAAAGGACCAACGCGCAAAGCTGCCAAAGTGATGTTTCAGACTTAGTTGGACCTTTTGGTGTCCAAGATGACATGTTTTGACGATAGGCCTTCCTACAAAGATGTTCAACAAGACTTAAGTTTAAAAAACAAGACCTCTTGAGCTAGTTTTGGAGTTGGTTTGAATGTTGCAGATTCTACAGATTAGTATAGGAGATTGTTTCCTAGTCTATCTTAATTTATTATGTTTCGTAATTTTTAGAATATATTTTCTAGGAAGGATTTGTGGTAATATAAATAGCTTTGGCCAGCCATTAGGGATTCTCTACACACCACAGATTTTGAAGAGAGAACTCAGCTAGGTTTCTAAAGATTGATATTTTGTTATGAGGTGttgtccttctttttcttcttaatgACGTTTTCTTTGTTTATGAATATGCATAACCTTCTTTTGCTATGGTGAGTGATGAGTCGATATTATACTACATATTTTACCCCAttcttagttataatttattggttattttggtaaaattttgatactttgaattatattttcaatgtaggacattaaacttcctcttgagcaaaaagtgatcaaacggattaattttggagtgattccaattggaggatgtttgtGATATAAAAAAATACAGATTTGGGTCGTCATGAATCATTTTGAGATAGTATTTAGTACTATCCATATGTATATAGGTTTAtccttcatcctctctgaaGTTTCGATGGAAGGATTCCTTTACTAACATGATGCAGCCAACTTCATTTGTTAGAACAACTTCCATTGAATCTCTGCACctatccttttttattttcggtTTATGACTCACTGAGCCGAGATCACTAACTACTACTAATCTAATACTAATGAAAATGCTAATATAATAGAAAAGAACTGTCTTTTCAGTATACTTTCCCCGGTTCCGTTGCTACCATGTGCTTTACGCAATCGCCTGGAAGGGGCAAAATAAACATCTTGTTCTTTCTTCAACAATTTATGATCTCTAGTGGGCCTCTCAGTAGGATTCAAACCTAGATGAAGTTCTGACCAtttgtcaaagaaaaaagaacgaATGGATCTTGTAGGATTCCCAAGTCTCTCAACTTGTTCATGTCAAAATATTAGATTTTTCTACTGAGCGATTAATTTTATGGCCAAGAAATAAAGGAGCAGCGCTTAGTGCTGTCAAAGTGACATTTTGGGCTTATTTGGGCTTTTTAGCATCCAAGATGATGTTTTTTGGGTTCAAAGCCTTCTGCAATTATGTTCGGAACATCTCAATCTTTAATTCAAATCATTTGGGCCTGTTTTGGAGCTCTAAATATCTAGAAACATGAGATTCTTTATGGCTGAGCAAATATCTAGAAACATGAGATTCTTTATGGCTGGGCAAATTTCCCAAAGTTAGAATAGAAATTTAATTCCTAgttatcttattctattatatttcctagtttttagaagacattttctaggaagaattttattttctagtagtataaataaggctacgaagctattagggttttggatgcattgtaacatcccacatcgcccagggaagaGGATCATGTAAgacttatatgtatattctcatctttacctagcacgaggctttttgagagctcactggcttcaggtttcatcggaactccgaagttaagcgagttcgcgcgtgagtaatcccaagatgggtgacccactgggaagttctcgtgtgagttcccaaaaacaaaatagtgggggcgtggttggggcctaaagcggacaatatcgtgctacgatagAGTCGAGCCCACGATATAGTGGGGGCCCGGgctgagatgtgacaatttggtatcagagccaatccttggtcggaagtgtgccgatgaggatgtcgagcccctaagggggtggattgtaacatcccacatcgcccaaggaagaggatcatgtaagccttatatgaatattctcatctctacctagcacgaggccttttggaagctcactggcttcgggttccatcggaactccaaagttaagcaagttcacacgagagcaatcccatgatgggtgacccactgggaagttctcttgtgagttcccaaaaacaaaaccatgagggcataGTCGAGGcacaaagtggacaatatcataCTACGGTGGAGTCCaacctgggatgtggtgggggcctaggCCTGGATGTGACATGCACTATTTTGGAGAACTCGATTTAGAGAGCTTTTgacaattcaagtttattttcaaggtgttttctatctttttctaatttcaattgataggagcatatttatgcgacttagttagctttttttcttacattttcatagtttgtttgtgtttattatagtgttttaagctattttcgtgtgtttgtaggtccatataacaaagttggcaagaaagtgcattttggagcatttttaggtagttttgggcaccaaatggatagcttatgaatggagcaagatggatggatgaatttgaagttcaagaggctaggaatgtgctgaaaagagtgaagaaataaatccaagacaatgaagataaggaattagctcaaaagaaggaacattatccagccttatcttatctaaactagccttatcttatcttatcgtATCATTTCCAAATCAGTTTGTGCCTGAATTCTAGCTATTTATAAGGGATAATTATacaaataaaacacattaaaattggtttctagaagcccttatccactcctacaaaggtgccgcaccttatcccttgtttttctaggaaatcagccacaaaacaacctttctagaagaccttatcTCTTGTCCTACAAATCTGGCGCCTAAACCTTTCTAAAAGCTCTAGAACCTGCAATCCTTTTCCCTTAGGATTGTGCAAGCCTTTTTCCTTCAGATTTTGGTGAACCttagtccttttccttcatgaaTTGTGCCAAATACACATTCCTTTCCTTCAGAAATTCGTGGGTttccctagccctataaatacaacccTGTGTGCAGCAATTaaaccaccaccctctaccataaatcacctacatccatccactacaccatCCACCACAATCCTCTTGTGCCGCAgctaaggaaggagaagaatgagCCATCTGgagtgtttctaggtgtattctatctttgttttcaatgtttaattcaagttatctttgtttaattgcgaacatgaggaactaatttgtttatagttagaggggaattcgaaaccatgattatacttgcaatatgaattgattactttcaattgtgatttgataaattgtgaatgcaattcgcttaactgttttattcaaaacttattcttgtatggttattaaggtggccaacttaatttgcatgcatgaatttgatgctagaatgtaagggagtttcacctaatcgttatgaacttatattcataagtagtaaaggttgttagtcacaatcatgttaagtaaattcctggcataagtatcatgcgctttcatagttacgaatgccttgtcaacacttatgattttcatagcacttaatgatctttgattgtgtctctattatgcgctttcatgtagggaacttttaaggaataatttgattgtgATGCGctatttccattcaattcaatgatttaaggaagatctgagggttaatttaagcgtacctaattaacttggggtgttgaggttcatggtttattgaaaagcaattggagattgatttgtatgcaagtgtgtcatgtgtgaagaatgaCCTTCTAGCTAGACCATCACCCATCCAATTtcccaattttcatccaaaatctgttttagtctttaatttgtttgttttactttattttcgtccaaaacccaatccccctttactttgaagtgttagattagttaaaatctgttttggtttgtgtttttaagtgtctttgagtcaagttaaaaccaattttcgtctaAATAACTCCCTAGAatcagttttgagtctatttggTTATTtcgtgctgttttgagtcttttaagtttgtttggagtcttgtgagtcttgttaagtgtttttaagtttatttttgcgtttttaagtcagtttcaattagattagcaatccctcctaatccccggtccagaacgatccctacttatacatatactacaattgtcaaaagatggtttaa
Proteins encoded in this window:
- the LOC126596613 gene encoding uncharacterized protein LOC126596613 isoform X1; its protein translation is MNVSAEGVEAVAEVVPWEEVSESLEQKRIDYLAAKKKSLRARYIYGVIFLFTNLCAWFIRDYGQGVLPQLHYFKSCGIRGSDCFRTLGVLRVSLGSFIFFFLMFLTASKTRKLSEARNVWHSGLWGFKFCILFVSMVVPLFIPPHFIQLYGEFARVGAGIFLVLQLISVIQFITWWNKYWMPDEQKKHSCSLGLFMSTLFYIASMGGIAFMYSSYGMKLSCALNIFFITWTVILLVVMMVISLHSKVNRGLLSSGIMASYLVFLCWSAIRSEPANEECNRQKQGNEGHDWTTVLQGFLIAICSIVMATFSTGIDSQSFPFYKDQVREDDDIPYKYGFFHLTFSLGCMYFAMLFISWNLSNSAKKWSIDVGWTSTWVKIVNEWFAASVLLWTLISPAVRQSKVMDREEAVQEIDNSDVP
- the LOC126596613 gene encoding uncharacterized protein LOC126596613 isoform X4, with amino-acid sequence MNVSAEGVEAVAEVVPWEEVSESLEQKRIDYLAAKKKSLRARYIYGVIFLFTNLCAWFIRDYGQGVLPQLHYFKSCGIRGSDCFRTLGVLRVSLGSFIFFFLMFLTASKTRKLSEARNVWHSGLWGFKFCILFVSMVVPLFIPPHFIQLYGEFARVGAGIFLVLQLISVIQFITWWNKYWMPDEQKKHSCSLGLFMSTLFYIASMGGIAFMYSSYGMKLSCALNIFFITWTVILLVVMMVISLHSKVNRGLLSSGIMASYLVFLCWSAIRSEPANEECNRQKQGNEGHDWTTVLFYKDQVREDDDIPYKYGFFHLTFSLGCMYFAMLFISWNLSNSAKKWSIDVGWTSTWVKIVNEWFAASVLLWTLISPAVRQSKVMDREEAVQEIDNSDVP
- the LOC126596613 gene encoding uncharacterized protein LOC126596613 isoform X3, translating into MNVSAEGVEAVAEVVPWEEVSESLEQKRIDYLAAKKKSLRARYIYGVIFLFTNLCAWFIRDYGQGVLPQLHYFKSCGIRGSDCFRTLGVLRVSLGSFIFFFLMFLTASKTRKLSEARNVWHSGLWGFKFCILFVSMVVPLFIPPHFIQLYGEFARVGAGIFLVLQLISVIQFITWWNKYWMPDEQKKHSCSLGLFMSTLFYIASMGGIAFMYSSYGMKLSCALNIFFITWTVILLVVMMVISLHSKVNRGLLSSGIMASYLVFLCWSAIRSEPANEECNRQKQGNEGHDWTTVLGFLIAICSIVMATFSTGIDSQSFPFYKDQVREDDDIPYKYGFFHLTFSLGCMYFAMLFISWNLSNSAKKWSIDVGWTSTWVKIVNEWFAASVLLWTLISPAVRQSKVMDREEAVQEIDNSDVP
- the LOC126596613 gene encoding uncharacterized protein LOC126596613 isoform X5 — its product is MNVSAEGVEAVAEVVPWEEVSESLEQKRIDYLAAKKKSLRARYIYGVIFLFTNLCAWFIRDYGQGVLPQLHCEFARVGAGIFLVLQLISVIQFITWWNKYWMPDEQKKHSCSLGLFMSTLFYIASMGGIAFMYSSYGMKLSCALNIFFITWTVILLVVMMVISLHSKVNRGLLSSGIMASYLVFLCWSAIRSEPANEECNRQKQGNEGHDWTTVLQGFLIAICSIVMATFSTGIDSQSFPFYKDQVREDDDIPYKYGFFHLTFSLGCMYFAMLFISWNLSNSAKKWSIDVGWTSTWVKIVNEWFAASVLLWTLISPAVRQSKVMDREEAVQEIDNSDVP